From one Rosa rugosa chromosome 4, drRosRugo1.1, whole genome shotgun sequence genomic stretch:
- the LOC133741913 gene encoding uncharacterized protein LOC133741913 isoform X2 — MVATSSPDWLPAGWSVQFRAQNRGRRTAIYTDLETGKKFFSKDDVIRYTKKATNRGEEPQRTNTKNPSDRSHSQLAANTDEYPEWLPDGWKVELRTRKTGIQVGREYKCYIDPLTECTFYSKPEVFRYLKTVKRKSCKSRSHKMVVVEKHNVEDLPPGWILEVKVRKVANRIRRDPYYTDPVHGYVFRSKKEVIRYLQTGETSKHTIKPKSMGTNDLKLTDDEIALSSATKKQKLKHPVTRRQLSEAKKSYEPSGLDLQETENSKLQDKRPTESICALAPVTEVILEKHFTENLVEECVETKGDCSPRWSSQPKAEPSSKHEGKRSSQPQAVLSNKREAKRSKLQDKRVTDDSKVALAPTAEAVPHEHLSESVVENCAKTKEYCSPSKSLQPKAELSNKCEDPGKVVFSEDDPALTPAANTLNKNSHMSRMERRNTRRSQIDARKSKQKEKLNLPRRSSKRLAGLEPEPVNSLVSTVQALQVTTRKSSKGDGSRDAGLALDGFVNRASQQLGDASETEVAHHTITGIISTVQGEPLSKIKRPFDGLEVQPVDTMVSNEQTLHVATRKSSRGDASRDAGLASNDFINGASLQLGDASEPEAAHDRLTDINCTSHGESLNKGKTFLDDQVVPKEQHHRLEPEKMDAEKPGPELCFLFGSDPCLEFAFKTLTGELPIADAVDNESILKPAADTVQKENTLDIGRCSRKPRAISNKSKKAKELKLPHRTSKRLAGLEPELLAKPMSSERGLRNATAKSCRSIALPAVDSAHESSQQFEAGQENKVAHDLCTVINPSIHEESLNKIEKSLKDEPVPEEKPRELEIEKAAVENPVSQFSFPFLDTWSDPCLDFAFKTLTGEIPIEDDLFQGYFQENLVTSHNQRDSLALPDFGSPNVFQSDISPQFDAPEQSVSAQLFPMNSSLPPAGNVSLSNCNGVGFGQQLSTNSSFLPAGNLRFSSGSGVGSGQHLSVNSSFLPAGNVGQPNWSGIGTQNPCLASKKDFHGKVKS; from the exons ATGGTGGCCACGAGCTCCCCGGACTGGCTCCCCGCTGGCTGGAGCGTCCAATTCAGAGCGCAGAACAGGGGTCGCAGAACTGCG ATTTACACAGATTTGGAAACTGGGAAAAAGTTCTTCTCCAAGGATGATGTTATACGCTATACTAAAAAAGCCACCAACCGTGGTGAAGAGCCTCAGCGTACAAATACCAAAAACCCCTCAGATAGAAGTCATTCGCAA CTGGCAGCAAACACAGATGAATATCCTGAATGGTTGCCAGATGGTTGGAAAGTCGAATTGAGAACTCGAAAAACTGGCATTCAAGTTGGAAGGGAGTACAAG TGTTACATTGATCCGTTGACGGAATGTACATTTTATTCCAAGCCAGAGGTATTTCGATACCTGAAAACTGTAAAGCGCAAGAGCTGCAAATCCAGAAGTCACAAAATG GTTGTGGTTGAGAAGCATAATGTGGAAGATTTACCACCAGGGTGGATATTGGAGGTCAAAGTTAGAAAGGTTGCAAATCGAATTAGAAGAGATCCG TATTACACTGATCCAGTGCATGGATATGTCTTCCGCTCCAAAAAGGAAGTTATCCGCTACCTACAAACTGGAGAGACCAGTAAACATACAATCAAACCAAAGAGCATGGGCACCAATGATCTAAAGTTGACTGATGATGAAATTGCA CTGTCATCTGCAACTAAAAAGCAAAAATTGAAGCACCCTGTCACCAGGCGGCAGCTTTCTGAAG CTAAAAAGAGTTATGAACCGAGTGGCCTAGACTTGCAAGAAACTGAAAACTCCAAATTGCAAGACAAGAGGCCCACTGAAAGCATATGTGCTTTGGCTCCAGTTACTGAGGTTATCCTAGAGAAGCATTTCACTGAGAATCTGGTTGAAGAATGTGTAGAAACTAAGGGAGACTGTTCCCCAAGATGGTCATCACAACCAAAAGCTGAACCATCTAGCAAACACGAAGGCAAAAGGTCATCACAACCGCAAGCTGTACTCTCTAACAAACGTGAGGCTAAAAGGTCCAAGTTGCAAGACAAGAGGGTAACTGATGATAGCAAAGTTGCTTTGGCTCCGACAGCTGAGGCTGTCCCACATGAGCATTTAAGTGAGAGTGTGGTTGAAAATTGTGCCAAAACCAAGGAATATTGTTCTCCAAGCAAGTCATTACAGCCAAAAGCTGAACTCTCCAACAAGTGTGAAGATCCTGGCAAAGTGGTTTTTTCTGAAGATGACCCTGCTTTGACTCCTGCTGCTAACACCTTGAATAAGAACTCACATATGAGTCGGATGGAAAGGAGAAACACCAGGAGATCCCAAATAGATGCAAGAAAATCGAAACAGAAGGAAAAGCTTAATTTGCCACGTCGGTCCTCAAAACGACTTGCTGGGCTTGAACCAGAGCCAGTAAATAGCCTGGTTTCCACTGTACAGGCTCTTCAAGTTACAACTAGAAAGTCTAGTAAAGGTGATGGCAGTCGAGATGCCGGTTTGGCTTTAGATGGTTTTGTAAATAGAGCATCTCAGCAGCTTGGGGATGCATCAGAAACAGAGGTTGCACATCATACTATAACTGGAATAATATCTACAGTACAAGGAGAGCCATTGAGCAAGATCAAGAGGCCATTTGATGGTCTTGAAGTACAGCCTGTAGATACCATGGTTTCCAATGAACAAACTCTTCACGTTGCAACTAGAAAGTCTAGTAGAGGTGATGCAAGTCGAGATGCGGGTTTGGCTTCAAATGATTTTATCAATGGAGCATCTCTGCAGCTTGGGGATGCATCAGAACCGGAGGCTGCACATGATAGGTTAACTGACATAAACTGTACATCACATGGAGAATCATTAAACAAGGGCAAGACGTTTCTTGACGACCAAGTGGTTCCTAAAGAGCAACATCATAGGCTGGAACCTGAGAAAATGGATGCTGAGAAGCCTGGACCAGAGCTCTGCTTTCTGTTTGGATCAGACCCATGCTTAGAATTTGCCTTCAAAACCCTTACTGGCGAATTGCCAATAGCTGATGCTGTGGATAACGAATCTATTTTGAAACCTGCAGCTGATACAGTGCAAAAAGAGAACACACTTGACATTGGGCGCTGCAGTAGAAAACCAAGGGCAATTTCGAACAAATCTAAGAAAGCTAAAGAACTTAAGTTACCTCATCGGACTTCAAAACGGCTGGCTGGGCTTGAACCTGAGCTGCTGGCCAAACCTATGTCCAGTGAAAGAGGTCTTCGAAATGCAACGGCAAAGTCCTGTAGAAGTATAGCCCTCCCAGCTGTAGATTCTGCACATGAATCATCTCAGCAGTTTGAGGCTGGGCAAGAGAACAAGGTTGCTCATGATTTGTGTACTGTTATAAACCCTTCAATTCATGAGGAATCATTGAACAAGATTGAGAAATCTCTCAAGGACGAACCTGTTCCTGAGGAGAAACCCCGCGAGTTGGAAATTGAGAAGGCAGCTGTCGAGAATCCAGTGTCACAGTTTTCATTCCCTTTCCTGGATACTTGGTCTGATCCATGCCTTGATTTTGCATTTAAGACCCTTACAGGTGAAATTCCGATAGAGGAtgatttgtttcagggttactTTCAGGAAAACCTTGTCACCTCTCACAACCAGAGAGATAGCTTGGCACTGCCAGATTTTGGCTCACCTAACGTTTTCCAAAGTGACATATCACCTCAGTTCGATGCACCAGAACAGTCTGTCTCGGCCCAATTGTTTCCCATGAATTCTTCTTTGCCACCTGCCGGAAATGTGAGCTTGTCAAATTGCAATGGTGTTGGGTTCGGCCAACAGTTGTCCACGAATTCTTCATTTCTGCCTGCAGGAAATTTGAGATTTTCAAGTGGCAGTGGGGTTGGTTCAGGCCAACATTTATCCGTGAATTCTTCATTCTTACCTGCAGGAAATGTGGGCCAGCCAAATTGGAGCGGGATTGGTACACAGAACCCTTGCTTAGCAAGCAAAAAGGATTTTCATGGAAAGGTGAAATCCTAA
- the LOC133741914 gene encoding elicitor-responsive protein 3-like isoform X1 — protein sequence MAPRGMLEIFIFGGRGLKNTDKPGNIYCIASYKDEENRTDPVECDNSDPEWNEKFQFTIADDDIDDLKIQVIDEDENGNDDDPGYCSISIEGLLETGYKADIGATEYEVFRGDEAYGDITVSMAFFPEENNDDEEQEDQEEQEDE from the exons ATGGCGCCTCGAGGGATgcttgaaatttttatttttggtggaAGGGGTCTTAAAAATACAGACAAACCGG GTAATATATATTGCATCGCCAGCTACAAAGATGAGGAGAATAGGACTGACCCCGTAGAAT GTGACAATTCTGATCCAGAGTGGAATGAGAAATTTCAGTTCACCATAGCTGATGATGACATTGATGATCTCAAGATTCAGGTAATAGACGAGGATGAGAATGGAAATGATGATGATCCTGGATATTGCAG TATTTCAATAGAAGGACTACTTGAGACGGGGTATAAAGCGGATATTGGGGCGACTGAATATGAGGTATTTAGGGGAGATGAAGCCTATGGAGATATTACCGTTTCCATGGCTTTTTTTCCAGAG GAGAACAATGATGATGAAGAACAGGAAGATCAGGAAGAACAGGAAGATGAGTGA
- the LOC133707508 gene encoding elicitor-responsive protein 3-like, whose translation MAPRGVLDVSVIGGRNLKNPDKVGKVMVIVNYKDQEHRTQPVVCHGTDPEWNEQLLFTIADSVEDVRLRVHDGDYVTDEEVGHSSIPLNTLLESGYEAQIEAHPYDVSRGGDTYGEIIVALHFHPEPGHDKDQD comes from the exons ATGGCGCCTCGAGGGGTCCTTGACGTTTCAGTTATTGGTGGAAGAAATCTCAAAAATCCGGATAAAGTGG GTAAAGTAATGGTCATCGTCAACTATAAAGATCAGGAGCATCGGACCCAACCCGTAGTAT GTCATGGGACAGATCCAGAGTGGAATGAGCAACTTCTTTTCACCATAGCTGATTCAGTTGAAGATGTCAGGCTTCGGGTCCATGACGGGGATTACGTTACTGATGAAGAAGTTGGACATTCCTC TATTCCATTAAACACCCTACTTGAGTCGGGGTACGAAGCGCAAATCGAGGCCCATCCATATGATGTATCCAGGGGAGGTGACACCTATGGAGAAATTATCGTTGCCCTCCATTTTCATCCAGAG CCCGGCCATGATAAAGATCAAGATTAG
- the LOC133741914 gene encoding elicitor-responsive protein 3-like isoform X2 produces the protein MAPRGMLEIFIFGGRGLKNTDKPGDNSDPEWNEKFQFTIADDDIDDLKIQVIDEDENGNDDDPGYCSISIEGLLETGYKADIGATEYEVFRGDEAYGDITVSMAFFPEENNDDEEQEDQEEQEDE, from the exons ATGGCGCCTCGAGGGATgcttgaaatttttatttttggtggaAGGGGTCTTAAAAATACAGACAAACCGG GTGACAATTCTGATCCAGAGTGGAATGAGAAATTTCAGTTCACCATAGCTGATGATGACATTGATGATCTCAAGATTCAGGTAATAGACGAGGATGAGAATGGAAATGATGATGATCCTGGATATTGCAG TATTTCAATAGAAGGACTACTTGAGACGGGGTATAAAGCGGATATTGGGGCGACTGAATATGAGGTATTTAGGGGAGATGAAGCCTATGGAGATATTACCGTTTCCATGGCTTTTTTTCCAGAG GAGAACAATGATGATGAAGAACAGGAAGATCAGGAAGAACAGGAAGATGAGTGA
- the LOC133741913 gene encoding uncharacterized protein LOC133741913 isoform X1, whose protein sequence is MVATSSPDWLPAGWSVQFRAQNRGRRTAIYTDLETGKKFFSKDDVIRYTKKATNRGEEPQRTNTKNPSDRSHSQLAANTDEYPEWLPDGWKVELRTRKTGIQVGREYKCYIDPLTECTFYSKPEVFRYLKTVKRKSCKSRSHKMVNRKRCIIKTKTITAVQLPSKVVVEKHNVEDLPPGWILEVKVRKVANRIRRDPYYTDPVHGYVFRSKKEVIRYLQTGETSKHTIKPKSMGTNDLKLTDDEIALSSATKKQKLKHPVTRRQLSEAKKSYEPSGLDLQETENSKLQDKRPTESICALAPVTEVILEKHFTENLVEECVETKGDCSPRWSSQPKAEPSSKHEGKRSSQPQAVLSNKREAKRSKLQDKRVTDDSKVALAPTAEAVPHEHLSESVVENCAKTKEYCSPSKSLQPKAELSNKCEDPGKVVFSEDDPALTPAANTLNKNSHMSRMERRNTRRSQIDARKSKQKEKLNLPRRSSKRLAGLEPEPVNSLVSTVQALQVTTRKSSKGDGSRDAGLALDGFVNRASQQLGDASETEVAHHTITGIISTVQGEPLSKIKRPFDGLEVQPVDTMVSNEQTLHVATRKSSRGDASRDAGLASNDFINGASLQLGDASEPEAAHDRLTDINCTSHGESLNKGKTFLDDQVVPKEQHHRLEPEKMDAEKPGPELCFLFGSDPCLEFAFKTLTGELPIADAVDNESILKPAADTVQKENTLDIGRCSRKPRAISNKSKKAKELKLPHRTSKRLAGLEPELLAKPMSSERGLRNATAKSCRSIALPAVDSAHESSQQFEAGQENKVAHDLCTVINPSIHEESLNKIEKSLKDEPVPEEKPRELEIEKAAVENPVSQFSFPFLDTWSDPCLDFAFKTLTGEIPIEDDLFQGYFQENLVTSHNQRDSLALPDFGSPNVFQSDISPQFDAPEQSVSAQLFPMNSSLPPAGNVSLSNCNGVGFGQQLSTNSSFLPAGNLRFSSGSGVGSGQHLSVNSSFLPAGNVGQPNWSGIGTQNPCLASKKDFHGKVKS, encoded by the exons ATGGTGGCCACGAGCTCCCCGGACTGGCTCCCCGCTGGCTGGAGCGTCCAATTCAGAGCGCAGAACAGGGGTCGCAGAACTGCG ATTTACACAGATTTGGAAACTGGGAAAAAGTTCTTCTCCAAGGATGATGTTATACGCTATACTAAAAAAGCCACCAACCGTGGTGAAGAGCCTCAGCGTACAAATACCAAAAACCCCTCAGATAGAAGTCATTCGCAA CTGGCAGCAAACACAGATGAATATCCTGAATGGTTGCCAGATGGTTGGAAAGTCGAATTGAGAACTCGAAAAACTGGCATTCAAGTTGGAAGGGAGTACAAG TGTTACATTGATCCGTTGACGGAATGTACATTTTATTCCAAGCCAGAGGTATTTCGATACCTGAAAACTGTAAAGCGCAAGAGCTGCAAATCCAGAAGTCACAAAATGGTAAACCGCAAGAGATGTATAATCAAAACGAAGACTATCACTGCCGTGCAGTTGCCAAGCAAA GTTGTGGTTGAGAAGCATAATGTGGAAGATTTACCACCAGGGTGGATATTGGAGGTCAAAGTTAGAAAGGTTGCAAATCGAATTAGAAGAGATCCG TATTACACTGATCCAGTGCATGGATATGTCTTCCGCTCCAAAAAGGAAGTTATCCGCTACCTACAAACTGGAGAGACCAGTAAACATACAATCAAACCAAAGAGCATGGGCACCAATGATCTAAAGTTGACTGATGATGAAATTGCA CTGTCATCTGCAACTAAAAAGCAAAAATTGAAGCACCCTGTCACCAGGCGGCAGCTTTCTGAAG CTAAAAAGAGTTATGAACCGAGTGGCCTAGACTTGCAAGAAACTGAAAACTCCAAATTGCAAGACAAGAGGCCCACTGAAAGCATATGTGCTTTGGCTCCAGTTACTGAGGTTATCCTAGAGAAGCATTTCACTGAGAATCTGGTTGAAGAATGTGTAGAAACTAAGGGAGACTGTTCCCCAAGATGGTCATCACAACCAAAAGCTGAACCATCTAGCAAACACGAAGGCAAAAGGTCATCACAACCGCAAGCTGTACTCTCTAACAAACGTGAGGCTAAAAGGTCCAAGTTGCAAGACAAGAGGGTAACTGATGATAGCAAAGTTGCTTTGGCTCCGACAGCTGAGGCTGTCCCACATGAGCATTTAAGTGAGAGTGTGGTTGAAAATTGTGCCAAAACCAAGGAATATTGTTCTCCAAGCAAGTCATTACAGCCAAAAGCTGAACTCTCCAACAAGTGTGAAGATCCTGGCAAAGTGGTTTTTTCTGAAGATGACCCTGCTTTGACTCCTGCTGCTAACACCTTGAATAAGAACTCACATATGAGTCGGATGGAAAGGAGAAACACCAGGAGATCCCAAATAGATGCAAGAAAATCGAAACAGAAGGAAAAGCTTAATTTGCCACGTCGGTCCTCAAAACGACTTGCTGGGCTTGAACCAGAGCCAGTAAATAGCCTGGTTTCCACTGTACAGGCTCTTCAAGTTACAACTAGAAAGTCTAGTAAAGGTGATGGCAGTCGAGATGCCGGTTTGGCTTTAGATGGTTTTGTAAATAGAGCATCTCAGCAGCTTGGGGATGCATCAGAAACAGAGGTTGCACATCATACTATAACTGGAATAATATCTACAGTACAAGGAGAGCCATTGAGCAAGATCAAGAGGCCATTTGATGGTCTTGAAGTACAGCCTGTAGATACCATGGTTTCCAATGAACAAACTCTTCACGTTGCAACTAGAAAGTCTAGTAGAGGTGATGCAAGTCGAGATGCGGGTTTGGCTTCAAATGATTTTATCAATGGAGCATCTCTGCAGCTTGGGGATGCATCAGAACCGGAGGCTGCACATGATAGGTTAACTGACATAAACTGTACATCACATGGAGAATCATTAAACAAGGGCAAGACGTTTCTTGACGACCAAGTGGTTCCTAAAGAGCAACATCATAGGCTGGAACCTGAGAAAATGGATGCTGAGAAGCCTGGACCAGAGCTCTGCTTTCTGTTTGGATCAGACCCATGCTTAGAATTTGCCTTCAAAACCCTTACTGGCGAATTGCCAATAGCTGATGCTGTGGATAACGAATCTATTTTGAAACCTGCAGCTGATACAGTGCAAAAAGAGAACACACTTGACATTGGGCGCTGCAGTAGAAAACCAAGGGCAATTTCGAACAAATCTAAGAAAGCTAAAGAACTTAAGTTACCTCATCGGACTTCAAAACGGCTGGCTGGGCTTGAACCTGAGCTGCTGGCCAAACCTATGTCCAGTGAAAGAGGTCTTCGAAATGCAACGGCAAAGTCCTGTAGAAGTATAGCCCTCCCAGCTGTAGATTCTGCACATGAATCATCTCAGCAGTTTGAGGCTGGGCAAGAGAACAAGGTTGCTCATGATTTGTGTACTGTTATAAACCCTTCAATTCATGAGGAATCATTGAACAAGATTGAGAAATCTCTCAAGGACGAACCTGTTCCTGAGGAGAAACCCCGCGAGTTGGAAATTGAGAAGGCAGCTGTCGAGAATCCAGTGTCACAGTTTTCATTCCCTTTCCTGGATACTTGGTCTGATCCATGCCTTGATTTTGCATTTAAGACCCTTACAGGTGAAATTCCGATAGAGGAtgatttgtttcagggttactTTCAGGAAAACCTTGTCACCTCTCACAACCAGAGAGATAGCTTGGCACTGCCAGATTTTGGCTCACCTAACGTTTTCCAAAGTGACATATCACCTCAGTTCGATGCACCAGAACAGTCTGTCTCGGCCCAATTGTTTCCCATGAATTCTTCTTTGCCACCTGCCGGAAATGTGAGCTTGTCAAATTGCAATGGTGTTGGGTTCGGCCAACAGTTGTCCACGAATTCTTCATTTCTGCCTGCAGGAAATTTGAGATTTTCAAGTGGCAGTGGGGTTGGTTCAGGCCAACATTTATCCGTGAATTCTTCATTCTTACCTGCAGGAAATGTGGGCCAGCCAAATTGGAGCGGGATTGGTACACAGAACCCTTGCTTAGCAAGCAAAAAGGATTTTCATGGAAAGGTGAAATCCTAA
- the LOC133706974 gene encoding elicitor-responsive protein 3-like isoform X2: MAPRGVLDVSVIGGRNLSNPDKEGDGTDPEWNEQLLFTIAGSVEDLKIRVHDGDYVTDEEVGHCSIPIDSLVETGYKAQTDASPYEVWRGDEVYGELTVALSFHPEEGHDDEEHEEEDE; the protein is encoded by the exons ATGGCGCCTCGAGGGGTACTTGACGTTTCTGTTATTGGTGGAAGGAATCTCTCAAACCCGGACAAAGAGG GTGATGGGACTGATCCAGAGTGGAATGAGCAACTTCTGTTCACCATAGCTGGTTCAGTTGAAGATCTCAAGATTCGGGTCCATGACGGGGATTACGTTACTGATGAAGAAGTTGGACATTGCTC TATTCCAATAGATAGTCTAGTTGAGACAGGGTACAAAGCGCAAACAGACGCGTCTCCATATGAAGTATGGAGGGGAGATGAAGTCTATGGAGAACTTACCGTTGCCCTCTCTTTTCATCCagag GAGGGCCATGATGATGAAGAACATGAAGAAGAGGATGAATAG
- the LOC133706974 gene encoding elicitor-responsive protein 3-like isoform X1: protein MAPRGVLDVSVIGGRNLSNPDKEGKIMCIVNYKNQEHRTDAIYCDGTDPEWNEQLLFTIAGSVEDLKIRVHDGDYVTDEEVGHCSIPIDSLVETGYKAQTDASPYEVWRGDEVYGELTVALSFHPEEGHDDEEHEEEDE, encoded by the exons ATGGCGCCTCGAGGGGTACTTGACGTTTCTGTTATTGGTGGAAGGAATCTCTCAAACCCGGACAAAGAGG GTAAAATAATGTGCATCGTCAACTACAAAAATCAAGAGCATAGGACGGACGCCATATATT GTGATGGGACTGATCCAGAGTGGAATGAGCAACTTCTGTTCACCATAGCTGGTTCAGTTGAAGATCTCAAGATTCGGGTCCATGACGGGGATTACGTTACTGATGAAGAAGTTGGACATTGCTC TATTCCAATAGATAGTCTAGTTGAGACAGGGTACAAAGCGCAAACAGACGCGTCTCCATATGAAGTATGGAGGGGAGATGAAGTCTATGGAGAACTTACCGTTGCCCTCTCTTTTCATCCagag GAGGGCCATGATGATGAAGAACATGAAGAAGAGGATGAATAG